A single genomic interval of uncultured Sphaerochaeta sp. harbors:
- a CDS encoding histidine kinase, producing the protein MDRSISIESKHLFRIVLGVLFSLVFFLRYRTMDPPLLLVFLLVVFSLMLRWRFSFSPAWMLIDASLLSMLSLSLPEATLLLSLYLFYFASHRNLLFCIPFAVYLVVVLQGLELLVPLFSLLLGALVGVWELERMQLIREADEYRIRTHHLEAETEHLLLDYADAQYLSRLQEREQIAQILHDSLGHELTAAHLSVKALDMLLERGDVEKAKVSQEKIEQRLSSALAQLKLAVRQLEPDEKQVERSIARLFEEFVYPVQYTIRGDVALVPPALQQILHSAIKEALTNVAKHANPTKVSASLEVNATLVQLAMENDGIMGQKNSSTGNGLRYLRRRVERLGGSMSIQKGEQFKLRISIPVRGEMGL; encoded by the coding sequence GTGGATAGAAGTATAAGCATAGAGAGCAAGCACCTCTTTCGGATTGTCCTGGGTGTGTTGTTTTCTCTTGTGTTCTTCCTGCGTTATCGTACGATGGATCCCCCATTGCTTCTGGTCTTCCTCTTGGTAGTCTTCTCGTTGATGCTTCGCTGGCGATTTTCGTTTTCTCCTGCGTGGATGCTCATTGATGCCTCCTTGTTGTCGATGCTTTCTCTCTCCTTGCCTGAGGCAACCCTCTTGCTCTCGCTCTATCTTTTCTATTTTGCATCACATAGGAATTTGCTTTTCTGTATTCCCTTTGCTGTATATCTGGTAGTAGTCCTTCAGGGGCTTGAGCTGCTTGTACCGCTCTTCTCACTGCTCCTTGGAGCCCTCGTGGGAGTATGGGAGCTGGAGCGGATGCAACTGATAAGAGAAGCTGACGAGTATCGGATAAGAACCCACCATCTGGAAGCAGAGACTGAGCACCTACTCTTGGATTATGCCGATGCCCAGTATCTCTCCCGCCTTCAGGAGCGGGAGCAAATTGCCCAGATCCTGCATGACAGCTTGGGGCATGAGTTGACTGCAGCCCACCTGAGTGTTAAAGCCCTCGATATGCTCCTTGAGCGGGGTGATGTTGAGAAGGCTAAAGTGAGCCAAGAGAAGATTGAACAGCGACTCTCCTCTGCATTGGCGCAACTCAAGCTTGCGGTCAGGCAACTGGAACCGGATGAAAAGCAAGTAGAGCGGTCCATTGCCAGGCTCTTTGAGGAGTTTGTCTACCCAGTCCAGTATACGATTCGTGGGGATGTTGCGCTCGTTCCTCCCGCTTTGCAACAGATACTGCATTCTGCAATCAAGGAAGCGCTTACCAATGTAGCAAAGCATGCAAATCCTACAAAGGTTTCTGCTTCCCTCGAAGTCAATGCTACCTTGGTGCAACTGGCCATGGAGAATGATGGGATTATGGGACAGAAAAACTCAAGTACAGGAAATGGCCTACGCTATTTGAGGCGGAGAGTGGAACGCCTTGGAGGAAGTATGTCGATTCAAAAAGGAGAACAGTTCAAATTGCGGATATCCATTCCGGTCAGGGGAGAGATGGGGTTATGA
- a CDS encoding ABC transporter permease → MSIFTFALRENLRQKLTLPLLLLFPLVLLLVPSMPGSLPMAFSLFGLLNFYSAFLLVRTVAEDRMRGVLVRIASSPISHAHYLTSHLAAGSLLLILQSLVLLVASFIVHGSGTTNYLLLFILYCSYSVMTLSFSLAWNTMFHSYTTSFALFSGVGSILCLVSGLTFPLRFLPPSMQRMVRVLPTYWLAHGLEALYEQAGASLLLAVVILLIFAGIFLLVGSRRRL, encoded by the coding sequence ATGAGTATTTTCACCTTCGCCCTAAGGGAGAACCTTCGTCAGAAATTAACACTCCCTTTGCTGTTGCTCTTCCCTCTGGTCCTCCTTCTGGTTCCCAGTATGCCAGGTTCCTTGCCGATGGCTTTCAGTCTTTTTGGGTTGCTCAACTTCTACTCAGCGTTCCTCTTGGTACGTACCGTTGCTGAAGACAGGATGCGGGGAGTGCTGGTGAGAATTGCTTCTTCTCCCATCAGTCATGCGCACTATCTTACCAGTCATCTAGCAGCCGGTTCTCTGTTGCTGATCCTCCAGAGCTTGGTCCTGCTTGTTGCATCCTTCATTGTGCACGGGAGCGGTACAACCAACTACCTGTTGCTCTTTATTCTCTATTGTTCCTACAGCGTCATGACCCTTTCCTTTTCTTTGGCGTGGAATACCATGTTCCACTCTTATACCACCAGCTTCGCCCTCTTCAGTGGTGTAGGTTCCATTCTCTGCCTTGTCAGTGGACTTACGTTTCCTCTTCGCTTCCTTCCTCCCTCCATGCAACGGATGGTCCGGGTACTGCCTACCTATTGGCTTGCCCATGGTCTAGAGGCCCTCTATGAGCAAGCGGGTGCTTCTCTGCTGCTCGCTGTTGTGATACTCTTGATATTTGCAGGGATATTTCTCTTGGTAGGAAGTAGAAGGAGGCTGTAG
- a CDS encoding UxaA family hydrolase, which yields MEFLGYKRAEGRAGVRNHVLILSTCGCSSETARIVASQVQGSINVIINTGCADVEANTELTQRVLSGFALHPNVYAVVIIGLGCETVGHEELCAKLETETSKPIVSFGIQEEGGTAKTIAKAVPAARTLVSEASAQSRVPCPMSDLLLGLECGGSDATSGISANPALGEVCDKLIDLGASTMLSETIEFIGAEHILANRAINKEVHNQIIQICRDYEEHLSAAGQDCRAGQPTPGNKEGGLSTLEEKSLGCIKKGGTRPIVEVLQEGVRPTKSGSLIMDTPGYDVASVTMMVAGGCQLVAFTTGRGTPTGIALAPVLKITGNRETFHHMEDNMDVDVSGITEGEYSISDGAERIFNAIVKSVNGRMTKAEVYGFSDICIDHICRFV from the coding sequence ATGGAATTTTTAGGATATAAGCGAGCAGAAGGCAGAGCAGGGGTACGCAACCATGTCCTGATCCTTTCTACCTGTGGATGCAGCAGTGAGACTGCCCGTATTGTGGCAAGCCAAGTACAGGGAAGCATCAATGTGATCATCAATACCGGCTGTGCTGATGTAGAAGCCAATACTGAGCTGACCCAACGAGTCCTAAGTGGATTTGCACTCCACCCAAACGTGTATGCTGTGGTTATCATTGGGCTTGGTTGTGAGACAGTCGGACATGAAGAGCTTTGTGCGAAATTGGAGACAGAGACAAGTAAACCCATTGTATCCTTTGGCATCCAGGAGGAAGGTGGTACAGCAAAGACCATTGCAAAAGCGGTCCCTGCGGCAAGGACTCTTGTCAGCGAAGCAAGCGCACAATCTCGTGTTCCCTGTCCCATGAGTGACTTGCTTCTTGGTCTTGAGTGTGGTGGAAGTGATGCCACCAGTGGTATTTCCGCCAATCCCGCACTCGGTGAAGTCTGTGACAAATTGATTGACCTGGGAGCTTCAACGATGCTCTCGGAAACCATTGAGTTCATAGGTGCAGAGCATATACTTGCAAATCGGGCTATCAATAAGGAAGTGCATAACCAAATCATTCAGATCTGTCGAGACTATGAGGAGCACCTCTCTGCTGCCGGTCAGGATTGCCGGGCTGGACAACCTACCCCTGGCAATAAGGAAGGTGGTCTCTCCACCTTGGAAGAGAAAAGCCTTGGGTGCATCAAGAAGGGCGGAACCCGTCCTATCGTGGAAGTGCTCCAGGAAGGGGTACGGCCAACCAAGAGCGGCTCCCTGATCATGGATACCCCGGGTTATGATGTAGCATCGGTAACCATGATGGTTGCAGGTGGTTGCCAGCTGGTAGCCTTCACTACCGGGCGAGGAACTCCCACCGGTATTGCATTGGCCCCTGTCCTGAAGATTACCGGAAACCGTGAGACCTTCCACCACATGGAAGACAATATGGATGTCGATGTGAGTGGCATTACCGAGGGTGAATACTCCATCTCTGATGGCGCTGAGCGGATATTCAATGCAATTGTAAAGAGCGTAAACGGCAGAATGACCAAAGCTGAAGTCTATGGATTCAGCGACATCTGTATAGATCATATCTGCAGGTTCGTGTGA
- a CDS encoding rhamnogalacturonan acetylesterase, whose amino-acid sequence MNTLFLLGDSTCAPKEDDKRPETGWGMYIESYIDSFWGVTNLALNGRSTKSFLEEGVFERCLGALESGDFVFIQFGHNDSKKDKERFTEPWSTFQGNLACMAESVLSKHSTPVFLTPIARRRFLPDGSLEYTHGEYPHAMISLCQARGYACIDMHKTTFSLLEQMGDEDSKELFLHLKAGEHPNYPEGVADDTHLNEKGARVVCSLIISLLKEKYPEFPFLGLR is encoded by the coding sequence ATGAATACACTATTTCTCCTGGGAGATTCCACCTGTGCCCCCAAGGAGGATGACAAACGTCCTGAAACTGGGTGGGGAATGTACATTGAGAGCTATATCGATTCTTTCTGGGGTGTGACCAATCTTGCCCTGAATGGACGGAGTACCAAGTCCTTCCTTGAGGAAGGAGTCTTTGAACGATGCCTTGGAGCGTTGGAATCGGGTGATTTTGTATTCATCCAGTTTGGTCATAATGACAGCAAGAAGGACAAGGAACGATTCACCGAGCCTTGGTCCACCTTTCAGGGTAATCTTGCCTGCATGGCTGAGTCGGTACTCTCAAAGCATTCAACTCCCGTCTTCCTTACCCCTATTGCTCGAAGAAGATTTCTTCCAGATGGTAGCCTTGAGTACACCCATGGTGAGTACCCACACGCGATGATTTCCCTCTGCCAGGCAAGGGGCTATGCCTGTATTGATATGCATAAGACAACATTCTCTCTGCTTGAGCAGATGGGAGACGAAGATTCCAAGGAGTTGTTTCTCCACCTCAAGGCAGGCGAGCATCCAAACTATCCGGAGGGTGTCGCTGACGATACCCATCTGAATGAAAAAGGGGCAAGGGTGGTCTGCTCCTTGATCATCTCACTGTTGAAAGAAAAATACCCCGAATTCCCCTTTCTTGGTTTGAGATAG
- a CDS encoding DUF1566 domain-containing protein, producing MQINRWSGLAGVFFVVVLSLVLSGCTTTGSKIPKKEAYTIGSQGPAGGLVFFDKGDASGGWQYMEAAPADTEMLARWGTTDLEVDTSVNLGSGEANTQELVEQDPAWNETAAVYCTNLMAGGYNDWFLPSRDELALLFSALARTNKDTFRGEGFAYWSSSSYDGERAWAQGFSNGVQGKVEKEELLVVRAIRVF from the coding sequence ATGCAAATAAACAGATGGTCAGGCCTGGCTGGAGTATTTTTCGTGGTTGTTCTCTCTCTTGTTTTATCTGGATGCACTACCACTGGCAGCAAGATCCCGAAGAAAGAGGCCTACACAATAGGCAGCCAGGGACCAGCTGGTGGACTGGTGTTCTTTGATAAGGGAGATGCATCCGGTGGTTGGCAATACATGGAAGCAGCCCCAGCAGATACCGAGATGTTGGCAAGGTGGGGAACAACCGATCTCGAGGTGGACACAAGTGTCAACCTTGGAAGTGGAGAAGCCAACACACAAGAGCTCGTGGAGCAGGACCCTGCCTGGAACGAAACAGCAGCTGTGTACTGTACGAATCTCATGGCCGGTGGCTACAACGACTGGTTCCTCCCCTCAAGGGATGAGCTGGCCCTCCTGTTCTCTGCGCTAGCAAGAACCAATAAGGACACCTTCCGCGGGGAGGGTTTTGCCTACTGGAGTTCTTCCTCCTATGATGGGGAACGAGCTTGGGCACAAGGGTTCTCCAATGGCGTACAGGGTAAAGTCGAAAAAGAAGAATTATTGGTTGTACGTGCCATACGAGTCTTCTAG
- a CDS encoding sugar phosphate nucleotidyltransferase: protein MRSKQFIKFFKKEDGSYESMVQRVHRQIREVDPNATITIATSKTQVSAIHNQLGKDIGISVEPCRRDTFPAIALAAAYMHDVQNVGEKEAVVVCPVDPFVDDAYFSMLEQVGKQAEKGESNLVLLGIEPTYPSEKYGYIIPSDGNSVSRVSTFKEKPDAATAETYISSGALWNAGVFAFRLGYLLETAHRFIDFTDYHDLFAKYETLTKISFDYAVVENESEIQVMRYEGIWKDLGTWNTLSESMSEPIVGIGEMDESCTDVQIINELDIPILAMGLHDVIICASAEGVLVSDKERSSQIKQYVESFKQPIMFAEKSWGSFRILDVGKESLTIKAILQAGGQMHYHSHRQRDEVWTVIGGRGIVVLDGERRAVEASDVISIKRGVKHTITAETELTLIEVQHGIDISVEDKEKFPLT from the coding sequence GTGAGATCGAAGCAATTCATCAAATTCTTCAAGAAAGAGGATGGTAGCTATGAATCCATGGTACAGCGGGTTCATCGCCAGATCAGGGAGGTCGATCCAAACGCCACCATTACCATTGCAACTTCCAAGACACAGGTCTCAGCAATCCATAACCAGCTTGGAAAGGATATTGGTATTTCCGTAGAACCCTGCCGTCGTGATACCTTTCCTGCCATTGCGCTTGCTGCTGCCTATATGCACGATGTGCAGAATGTAGGGGAGAAGGAGGCTGTGGTTGTCTGTCCTGTGGACCCGTTCGTGGACGATGCGTATTTCTCCATGCTCGAGCAAGTGGGAAAGCAAGCAGAGAAGGGTGAGTCGAATTTGGTTCTCTTGGGTATTGAACCTACCTATCCAAGTGAGAAGTATGGGTACATCATTCCCTCTGATGGCAATTCTGTAAGCAGGGTCTCTACCTTCAAGGAAAAACCAGATGCTGCAACCGCAGAGACCTATATCTCCTCTGGGGCTCTCTGGAACGCAGGGGTCTTCGCGTTCCGTTTGGGCTATCTGCTGGAAACAGCCCACAGGTTCATTGATTTTACTGATTACCATGATCTGTTCGCAAAGTACGAAACCCTTACGAAAATCAGCTTTGACTATGCTGTGGTTGAGAATGAATCGGAAATCCAGGTGATGCGGTATGAAGGAATCTGGAAGGACCTCGGTACCTGGAATACGCTCAGCGAATCGATGAGCGAGCCTATTGTCGGCATCGGTGAGATGGACGAATCTTGCACTGATGTGCAGATCATCAATGAGCTCGACATCCCCATTCTTGCAATGGGTCTGCATGATGTCATTATCTGTGCCAGTGCAGAAGGTGTGCTGGTCTCTGATAAGGAGCGTTCGAGCCAGATCAAGCAGTATGTAGAATCCTTCAAGCAACCGATCATGTTCGCAGAGAAATCCTGGGGAAGCTTTCGCATCCTCGATGTGGGGAAGGAGAGTCTAACCATCAAGGCAATCCTTCAGGCGGGAGGGCAGATGCACTACCACAGTCACAGACAACGTGATGAGGTGTGGACTGTCATTGGGGGGAGAGGCATTGTAGTCCTGGACGGGGAGAGGAGAGCAGTAGAAGCTTCTGATGTGATCTCCATCAAGAGAGGGGTCAAGCATACCATCACCGCCGAGACGGAACTCACCTTGATCGAGGTACAACATGGAATTGATATCTCTGTAGAGGATAAGGAAAAATTTCCGCTTACCTAG
- a CDS encoding tocopherol cyclase family protein gives MALPGREPEVLSIIPGVALGASEEERHAFIQVISSREGRSWNIHFPFEAFKADKKKLFVEIAGNRFSTEKIILNINHEDLILSGTVKNIETHSFPVTLPSPGIMGWYAYVPFMECFHGVVSTSHTLWGSLTLNGNKIDMTEGIGYIEKDWGTSFPEAWIWMQSNCFPSANISCMLSVAKIPFLGHVFPGFLGFVKHGDELIRFGTYTGAKITHLESNETQASVQIQTKEHQIIFFAELGPASKLVAPRQGKMERPLLESIMGTITLTIKDKDGALLLEETGTMAGIELSEAGNLKVD, from the coding sequence ATGGCACTTCCAGGCAGAGAGCCTGAAGTACTCTCCATTATTCCTGGTGTCGCCTTGGGCGCATCAGAAGAAGAGCGGCATGCCTTTATCCAAGTAATCAGCAGCAGGGAAGGGAGAAGCTGGAACATACATTTTCCCTTTGAAGCCTTTAAGGCTGATAAGAAAAAGCTTTTTGTAGAGATTGCCGGTAATCGTTTTTCAACGGAAAAAATTATTCTAAACATCAATCATGAAGATCTAATATTGTCAGGAACCGTAAAAAACATAGAAACCCATTCATTCCCGGTTACACTCCCCTCTCCAGGAATCATGGGATGGTATGCCTACGTTCCCTTCATGGAGTGCTTCCATGGAGTGGTATCCACCTCGCATACCCTCTGGGGGTCTCTTACGCTGAATGGCAACAAGATAGATATGACTGAAGGGATTGGATATATCGAGAAGGACTGGGGAACCTCATTTCCCGAAGCTTGGATATGGATGCAGTCAAACTGCTTCCCCTCAGCGAATATCTCTTGCATGCTCTCTGTTGCCAAGATTCCATTTCTTGGACATGTGTTTCCTGGGTTCCTTGGGTTTGTAAAGCATGGAGACGAGTTGATAAGGTTCGGCACCTACACTGGTGCAAAGATCACGCACCTGGAGAGCAATGAGACCCAGGCGTCTGTTCAGATACAGACCAAAGAGCATCAGATCATCTTTTTTGCTGAGCTTGGACCAGCCTCAAAACTGGTTGCTCCCAGGCAAGGCAAGATGGAGAGACCATTGCTGGAAAGCATCATGGGAACCATTACACTCACCATCAAAGACAAGGATGGTGCCCTTCTCCTTGAAGAGACAGGCACCATGGCTGGGATAGAACTATCAGAAGCAGGGAACTTGAAGGTGGATTAA
- a CDS encoding response regulator transcription factor, which produces MRILLVDDDALVLESLEILLSGDAQLQIVGSLSHGAEALSFLEHTQVDVILLDIQMPVMDGIEAAQRIRSKYPKVKILMLTTFADYRTLHRCLEAGASGFLLKSDDTEKQIMTIKAVYQGLPVISEQALKQFSEQQMFSSLSNRENEVLLQVAQGLSNKEIADRLCLSEGTVRNCISVMLEKLGLRDRTQLAIYYWQRKSEGR; this is translated from the coding sequence ATGAGAATTCTGTTGGTAGATGATGATGCATTGGTACTGGAGAGCTTGGAGATTTTGCTCTCTGGTGATGCACAGCTGCAGATTGTTGGATCCCTTTCCCATGGGGCAGAAGCACTCTCCTTCCTTGAGCATACCCAGGTAGATGTAATCTTACTTGATATCCAGATGCCGGTAATGGATGGTATCGAGGCAGCACAGAGGATCCGAAGCAAGTACCCAAAGGTCAAGATATTGATGCTTACCACCTTTGCAGATTATCGGACGCTTCACCGCTGTCTGGAAGCCGGTGCCAGTGGGTTTCTCCTAAAAAGTGATGATACTGAGAAGCAGATCATGACGATCAAGGCAGTATATCAGGGGCTGCCTGTGATCAGCGAGCAGGCTCTTAAGCAGTTCTCAGAGCAACAAATGTTCTCCTCTCTCAGTAATCGGGAGAACGAGGTGCTCTTGCAAGTTGCCCAAGGGCTTAGCAACAAGGAAATTGCCGATAGGCTCTGTTTAAGTGAGGGGACAGTTCGAAACTGTATATCAGTGATGTTGGAGAAGTTGGGATTGCGTGACCGTACCCAACTTGCCATCTATTATTGGCAACGAAAGAGCGAGGGGAGGTAA
- a CDS encoding diguanylate cyclase has product MNDLSKPVEIADNLFWVGSENTHKYLQCNPYLYISGETGILFDPGSALDGEIVIEKVKSIIPISHLEAIVCSHQDPDLCMAIPLFEQAGFKGVICCHERATLLIQYYGLKSPFYQVNYHQFSYTMKSGTTIGFLFTPYLHFPGAIMSYLPKQKVLVSGDLFGSVTADWHLYADEDYLDGMIAFHEVYMPSNDILASAMNLLDSYQLEMICPQHGSILRGTLINEAISTLKTTPCGLFLETPVKNLNEEGGIKGLLEQILTRLITIHGAAEIKAMFKKSPFNIDTKLRKITKSTIGEDSIWDAFFDFLSEQRAGTQYLASISSMVELLCKGYELPIPKSLASVLFHSQSESEENRRQVQVLQTQLREFEENLHRDPITKLHNQEFYLAWLEKELSGISNQKKTITSCVMNIDNLDRINLDFGSTEGDKTLRLLADLATGYVEPQVQVCRIGGSAFALLYASLGKEEVITRATQLRNAIHEDDRFIVPINVSMGIFHSSEIPETLYQDPEQMALLVNQITLFRVRLAKKQGGGIVSTSTSVASSSAIFTILLVDKPGFSRDLIKQTLEKNSFRVLTAANGLEAKEQVLSEPVDLILSELLIPKLSALTLRKQLLDTPSAGKIPFILMSVNKQEQTVKRAHSLGIMHFFSRPVPLYELVGLIDILAKKGA; this is encoded by the coding sequence ATGAATGACCTCTCCAAACCTGTGGAAATTGCAGATAATCTTTTTTGGGTTGGTTCAGAGAACACCCACAAGTACCTGCAATGCAACCCATATCTCTATATCAGTGGAGAGACAGGGATCTTGTTTGATCCTGGATCAGCCTTGGATGGAGAGATTGTCATCGAGAAAGTGAAAAGCATTATCCCCATCTCACATCTAGAGGCAATCGTCTGTAGTCACCAGGATCCTGATCTTTGTATGGCCATCCCGCTCTTTGAACAAGCAGGATTCAAAGGCGTCATTTGTTGCCATGAGAGAGCGACACTCTTAATCCAATACTATGGACTCAAGAGCCCTTTCTACCAAGTAAATTACCATCAGTTCTCCTATACCATGAAAAGCGGAACAACGATTGGTTTTCTCTTCACTCCCTACCTTCACTTTCCCGGTGCAATCATGAGCTACCTTCCCAAGCAGAAGGTCTTGGTCAGTGGGGACCTGTTCGGTTCTGTCACTGCAGATTGGCATCTATATGCCGATGAGGACTATCTGGATGGGATGATTGCCTTCCATGAAGTCTATATGCCAAGCAATGATATTCTTGCCTCAGCGATGAATCTTCTTGACAGCTATCAGCTGGAAATGATCTGTCCGCAGCATGGCTCAATTCTTCGTGGAACCTTGATTAATGAGGCTATCAGTACACTCAAGACGACACCGTGTGGGCTCTTCCTGGAAACACCGGTAAAAAATCTGAACGAAGAAGGAGGAATCAAGGGCTTGCTCGAACAGATTCTCACCCGCCTGATCACCATACATGGAGCAGCGGAAATCAAGGCGATGTTTAAGAAAAGCCCATTCAACATCGATACTAAACTCCGTAAGATAACAAAAAGCACAATCGGAGAAGACTCAATATGGGATGCTTTTTTTGATTTCCTTAGCGAGCAGAGAGCAGGAACACAATACCTTGCTTCCATCTCCAGTATGGTTGAACTACTATGTAAGGGATATGAATTACCAATTCCCAAATCACTGGCATCAGTACTGTTTCATTCTCAATCAGAATCTGAGGAGAACAGAAGACAAGTCCAGGTGCTCCAAACGCAACTCAGGGAATTCGAAGAGAACTTGCATCGCGATCCGATTACAAAGCTTCACAACCAGGAATTCTATCTGGCATGGCTGGAGAAGGAGCTCTCTGGAATATCTAATCAGAAGAAGACCATCACCTCATGTGTAATGAATATCGACAATCTGGACCGGATCAATCTCGATTTCGGAAGTACCGAAGGAGACAAGACACTTCGTCTGCTTGCAGACCTGGCAACCGGATATGTTGAACCTCAGGTACAGGTCTGTCGTATTGGGGGGAGTGCCTTTGCACTCCTGTATGCATCCCTTGGGAAGGAGGAAGTCATTACACGGGCCACACAGTTAAGAAATGCCATCCATGAAGATGATCGATTCATCGTCCCCATCAATGTCTCCATGGGTATTTTTCACTCTTCTGAAATCCCCGAGACATTGTACCAAGATCCTGAGCAAATGGCACTTCTGGTTAATCAGATTACCTTGTTCAGGGTCCGCCTGGCAAAGAAACAGGGAGGGGGAATCGTCTCTACATCAACGAGTGTTGCAAGCAGCAGCGCAATATTCACCATTCTTCTTGTTGATAAGCCAGGTTTTTCGCGTGACCTTATCAAGCAGACCCTGGAGAAAAACTCATTTAGAGTCCTCACCGCGGCGAACGGATTGGAAGCGAAGGAACAAGTACTCTCAGAACCAGTCGACCTTATTCTCTCTGAATTGCTCATTCCAAAACTCAGTGCTCTTACATTGAGAAAGCAACTACTGGACACTCCCTCTGCAGGAAAGATTCCCTTTATCCTTATGTCAGTGAACAAGCAAGAGCAGACTGTAAAGAGAGCTCATAGTTTGGGTATCATGCACTTTTTTTCCCGCCCTGTTCCACTGTATGAGCTCGTTGGCTTGATCGATATACTCGCAAAAAAGGGGGCTTGA
- a CDS encoding ABC transporter ATP-binding protein: MLLQVDEVIKRFGSTLALDCCSMQVEEGEVVGLLGPNGAGKTTCIRSIIGLIPIDEGTITVFARNQDGKNREIRRNIGYVTQEITIYEQMSGRDNLAFFASLYGMDKQSIARRIEEVAQVIGLEGRLDEKPKHYSGGMKRRLNIGCALMHRPSLIIMDEPTVGIDPQSRSFILSFVKQLAREGSTIIYTSHYIEEVEAVASRIYIMDSGHMIAQGTLPELIARIQGDHFIEIEVRIASEEKKQQLLRLPDVKEVALEGTRYRIVVPGGIPVLDKVVMILSEQGLVTINTKQPNLEDVFLTLTGKQLRDEVQS; this comes from the coding sequence ATGCTGTTACAGGTTGATGAAGTCATTAAACGGTTTGGGTCTACCCTTGCCTTGGATTGTTGTTCCATGCAGGTGGAAGAGGGTGAGGTCGTGGGCCTGCTTGGCCCCAATGGAGCGGGGAAAACTACGTGTATCCGCTCCATCATTGGCTTGATTCCCATAGATGAGGGAACCATCACGGTTTTCGCAAGAAACCAAGATGGGAAAAACCGGGAAATCCGGCGCAATATCGGGTATGTTACCCAGGAAATAACCATCTACGAGCAGATGAGCGGCAGAGACAATCTCGCCTTTTTCGCGTCACTCTATGGGATGGATAAGCAATCCATTGCAAGACGTATTGAAGAGGTAGCTCAGGTCATCGGACTGGAAGGCCGTCTTGATGAAAAGCCCAAGCACTATAGTGGTGGAATGAAGCGTAGGCTCAATATTGGTTGTGCCTTGATGCATCGACCGAGCCTGATCATCATGGATGAACCGACGGTTGGTATCGATCCCCAGTCACGTTCTTTCATCCTCAGCTTTGTCAAACAACTTGCCAGGGAAGGCAGCACCATTATCTACACCTCTCACTATATTGAGGAAGTGGAAGCGGTAGCCTCACGTATCTACATCATGGACAGTGGTCATATGATTGCCCAAGGTACGCTTCCAGAGCTAATTGCACGGATCCAGGGAGATCACTTCATAGAGATAGAGGTCCGAATTGCAAGCGAGGAGAAGAAACAGCAGCTCTTACGTCTGCCTGATGTAAAAGAGGTAGCTCTGGAGGGAACTCGCTACAGGATAGTAGTGCCAGGTGGTATTCCTGTACTGGACAAGGTTGTCATGATCCTCAGTGAGCAGGGCCTAGTAACCATAAACACCAAGCAACCAAATCTTGAGGATGTCTTCTTGACGCTTACAGGCAAACAACTTCGTGATGAGGTTCAATCATGA
- a CDS encoding UxaA family hydrolase: MESKAIVLDRKDNVATCMRGARAGQRVSCLGICEQIVTCVQDIPPYHKIALYAISKGHPVYKYGEVIGLATEDIRQGAWVSDANIRGASRDYETELL, from the coding sequence TTGGAATCCAAAGCAATTGTACTCGACCGAAAGGATAACGTAGCAACCTGTATGCGAGGCGCCAGAGCAGGGCAGCGTGTCTCTTGTCTGGGAATTTGTGAGCAAATCGTTACCTGCGTCCAGGATATTCCCCCCTATCATAAGATTGCCCTGTATGCTATCTCCAAGGGACACCCAGTCTATAAATACGGGGAAGTCATTGGTTTGGCTACGGAAGACATCAGGCAAGGTGCTTGGGTGTCAGATGCCAATATTCGGGGTGCCAGCAGGGATTATGAGACTGAGCTACTGTGA
- a CDS encoding OsmC family protein, protein MSDSHTYTTHVEWTKERRAALSSPALPTIEVATPANFPGGHEGIWSPEHLYTAAAEICLMTTFLSLAEKTKLAFLSYKSEASGTLEKAEKGFLMTRINIKPTVVIADEKLKEKTLTLLEKAEKYCLISNSMKTEVTIEPNVLIK, encoded by the coding sequence ATGAGCGATAGTCATACCTATACAACCCACGTTGAGTGGACAAAAGAGAGACGGGCAGCTCTCTCATCCCCTGCCTTGCCCACCATTGAAGTTGCTACACCTGCCAATTTCCCTGGAGGCCATGAAGGTATATGGTCCCCTGAGCATCTCTATACTGCAGCTGCAGAGATCTGCTTGATGACCACCTTTCTCTCCCTTGCAGAGAAAACCAAGCTTGCATTCTTGAGCTATAAGAGTGAAGCTTCTGGGACCTTGGAAAAGGCCGAGAAGGGTTTTCTCATGACCCGTATCAATATTAAGCCAACGGTGGTCATTGCTGATGAAAAGCTTAAAGAGAAGACTCTCACTTTGCTTGAGAAAGCGGAGAAGTACTGCCTCATCTCCAATTCAATGAAAACAGAAGTAACTATTGAACCGAATGTCTTGATCAAGTAG